The Caminicella sporogenes DSM 14501 sequence ATCATAGAGCAGAAGAAATTGCTAAATCTTTACAGTCATATTTTCCAGATGCCGATTTAGAAGTACTTACTACTTTAGTTAAAAGATATAAAGAACAAGATACTTGGAAACCAGATTTAATTTTAACAGAAGAAGGTTTAAACCATTTAATGAATATTATTGATCAAGCAATAGGATTAGAAAAGAAAGCTCCATATAATAAAATAGTTACTACTGAATTTGCTAAAAATGCTATGAAAAAATAATATAAAATAAAAACACAGCGGAGAATTATTCTCCGCTATAAACTTCTTTCATATTCAATTTTATCTTTTATTCCTGCTTCTTCAAACCCTTTTAATCTTAAAACACAGCTATCGCAAACACCACATGCCTTTTCTCCGCCCTTATAACAACTCGTAGTTAATTCATAAGGGGCTCCTAGTTTTGTTCCCAATTTTATAGTTTCAGCCTTAGAAAGATAAATTAACGGTGCTTTTATTTCTATAGACTTTCCTTTTACTCCTGCTGCTGTTCCTTCATCTACAACTTTTTGAAATGCTTTAATAAACTCTGGTCTGCAGTCAGGGTATCCACTGTAATCTACAGCACTTACACCTATAAATATTGCCTCTGCTCCTATAACTTCGGCATATCCTAATGCATAACTTAAAAATAAAATATTTCTAGCTGGAACATATGTTACAGGTATTTCATTATCTCCTTTATAATCTGGTACATCAATATTTTTATCAGTTAATGCACTGCCACCTACATTTTCCATTTTAATTATTTTATGCTGTTTTACTCCAAAGTATTTTGCCACATTTTTAGCACATTCAAGTTCTCTATTATGCCTTTGTCCATAATCAAATGAAATAGGATACAGCTCATACCCTTCACTCTTTGCCACTGCCATACAAGTTGTACTGTCTAAACCCCCTGATAAAAGAACTACTGCCTTTTTCATCTTTATCCCTCCATTATTTATACTCCTTTTTCATCAGGTTCCCATATGATTTTATGAATTTGCAATTGAAATCTAACATCTAAATTATCTTGCAAAATCCAATTAACAATTTCTTTAGGTTCTATCTTATTAAAAACAGGCGAAAAAGTTATTATTCCCTTCCTATAATATTTTTTTATCACTTCTTTCGCCCACTCATAATCTTCTCTTGTACCTATTACAAACTTTATTTCATCTCTATCTTTCAAATACTTAAAATTTGTAAAAATCATCTTTTTACTTTCCATAGAAGATGGAACCTTCATATCCATTGTAAATCTATGATTAGGTAATAACCTATATTTGCCTAAATCAACCGAACCGTTTGTTTCAATATTGACTTCATATTCTTTAAGCAAATATAATAATTTGCTTAAATCTTCTTGAAGTAGAGGTTCACCACCTGTAATGCAAACTCTCTTATATTTAAATTTCTTTACCTCATTATATATTTCCTCTACGGACATTTCCTCTCCATCTTCATAGGAATACTTTGTATCACAAAAACTACATCTTAAATTACAACCTGTAAATCTAATAAATATAGTTGGAAAACCTGTACTAACGCCTTCACCCTGTATGCTTAAAAATATCTCATTGACCTTCATTATAAAAATCTTCCCTTTCTAATTCTGCATAGCTTGTTGGTGTTTCCCAAAGTCTTACCTTCTTTAGTAAATAATTTTTTGAATTTAAAACTCCATTAAGTTCATTAAAAATCCATACAACCATATTTTCACAAGTAGTATTAAAATCAAATACATCATTTAAATATTTATGGTCTAGTTTACTTATTATCTTTTCATTTACTATCTTTTTTAACTCATTAAAATCTATCACCATTCCTCTATAATCAGTTTTTCCTCTTACTGTAATTTCCAACTTATAAGTATGCCCATGTAGATATTTACAGTTTCCATCGTAATTTTCCAATTTATGTGCACTATCAAAAGTAAATATTTTTGTAACGTTTACAAATTTATTATGCATTACATAATCCCTTCTTTCTCATAGAAAAATATGCACAACCTATAGCTCCATTCAACTGCGGTTTATCTGGAATAATAACATTTTCAAAATCACTTTCTAAAAACTTCTGCATAGCTTTATTTTTAGCTACACCACCAGTTAAAACTAATATCCTGCTTCTAAAATTATTCAAAAGAGGTTTTATTCTTTGATATAGTGAATAATTTACACCTGCTGCCAATTCCTCTATTTTATAGCCTTCTGCTATCTTTCCTATGAGTTCTGATTCTCCAAAGACTGCACAAGTACTATTTAAATCTACAGGAGATTTATAATAATTAGTCAAATCATTTAAAGTAATTTCTAAGACTAAAGCCATATTTTCAAGATACCTTCCACTTGATGCTGCACATTTATCATTTAAAACTAAATCCGTAATAATGCCTTTTTCGACTTTAACTATCTTAGTATCTTGCCCTCCAATATCCAACAAAGTAAAGTCTTTTAAATTAGTTTGATATATTGCCCCGTAAACATGAGCCTTTATCTCATTAATAACAGTAGCATTATAAATCTTTAAATTGTTTCTACCATATCCCGTACTCACTATATCTATTTTTTCTCTATCTAATCCTAATTTTTCAAAATCAACATGTATTTTCCCATCAATATAGTTTGTATAATCTCTATAAAAAGTCATTGTTCCCAATATCTTCTCTTTTATCACTTTACCACTGCTATCTAACAATATAATCTTTACTGCCCTACTTCCCAAATCTATTCCTAAAAAAGTCATATTTTTCCTCCTAAAATACTGCTAATTTACTTTTATAATAAAATATTATCCTTTAACATATCTATAAAAGATTCTATACGCAACCTAGTTCTTGCATCTACTTTTCCAGGTAAATCTCCCTCTATTGTAAGTACAGGTATATCTAATTCATGTTTTACTATTATATCTTCTATCCCCCTATAACAAAAAGCTTGAACATAATGTATTATCCCATCTAATTTTCTAAGTTTTATCTGCTCCTTTATATCCTTTAATCTAAAGTTTATTCCATAAGGATATGAAAAATTTAAATACATATGATATACTGAATCATCTATATCAAATCCTGTCATAGAAAAAGCTCTCTGTACTTCATTATAAACAACTCTACCTCCAAATGCTTCTATGATACTGTAAATATCTGTGAAAATAGGAGGTACTCCAATATATCCAAGTCTTATTTCATCAATTTTTGGATTTCTATTCTCAATTTCTTTTATCTTTTTCTCTAAATCAATAGAAAATTTAGTATAATCACCATTAAAATCACTACAGCTTACATGCCACAAATGGTTTTCAAAACCACTTGCCTTATTATATTTCCACGTTAGCTCATCTAAATACTCTACTCTTTTTCTTATTTTATGAAGTCCTCTTTTAATCTTATCAACTTCATCTAAAGATACATTAAAAACCTTCATTAAGTTATCAATCTCTCTTTTTAAAATTTTAATATCCCTATTTTGAGGAAATGCAAAAGGATATATATTTATCCCCTTCATCTTCCATACTTCTAAAAGAGCTCCAGTATTTGAACAGTCTCCTTCTACAACACCAACTACATTGTTTATTCCATTTTCCAATGCCACTGAATATAAACCTTTTATCCAAGAACATAAATTTCTTGGAAATCCATCAATTTCAGCTTTTTCAATATATTCTTTGCCCATTTTCGATACAACAAAAATATTATTTAAATCTATAGGCTTAATTCCAGCAGCAAATAATACTTCTACTGGAATAGTTGTCGTCAATCCTACTTTTTCCACAATATCACCCTTTATTTTTCAACTTATTCTAAACTTTTCTATAACAACTCCAAAATATTTTTACAAAATAAAAGGACTGCCTCCAAAATAAAGACAGTCCCTAATATATGATTAACTAAAATGATAATACAAAATAGCTAAACCAATATTAGATTTTAAGTGCCGTAGTTTTGTTTATAGACAGGAGGCTTTCGAACTGTCTCGTATTAAAATATCATAAAAATCATTAAAAATCAATAAAATTTTATAATCAGCTACTAAGAGTTAAATAATTCAAAAGACATTTTGAAGTCAATCCTATAAAAATGCCTGTTCCAACTGCTGCTAAAAATAATATTGGAAAATAAATAAAAATATTTATATTTTTAATAATAAATGCTGCTACTAATAATTGTCCTACATTATGAAATACTGCTCCAGCAACACTTATACCAATTAAACTGACATTTTCCCTACCTACTACTTTAATAAGTTCCATAATTAATATACTTAAAATTCCACCTACTATGCTATACAAAAAAGATGATACACCTCCGCCAAATATTGATGCCAAAATGACTCTAGTTATTAAAACTATAAATGCATCTTTAAATCCAAATATCATAAGAACAGTCAATGTTATAATATTTGAAAGTCCAAGTTTTGCTCCGGGTGCTATAAAAGGTACAGGAATCATTCTTTCAACTAAATGAAGTACTAAAGCCATAGAAACAAACAATCCCATCAGCACTAACTTTTTTGTATCTTTCATATAAATAATCCTCCAATAATTCAAATACAAACATAATAATATATTATTTCAATTTATTTCTAATTGCTCTTGATAAAGAAAATAAACTATCTCTAAATCGAGATAGCTTTTATTTGTTCTTATTAAAAATTTCCTTTGCTATTTTTTTGCCTGTTGGCGTTGCTGCTAACCCACCAAGAGCTGTTTCTCTTAAATCTTCTGGCATACTCTTCCCAACTTTATACATTGCATCTACCACTTCATCAAATGGAATAACACTCTTTATCCCAGCAAGAGCCATATCAGCACAAATAAGTGCATTAGCAGTACCTATGGCATTTCTCTTTACACATGGACATTCAACTAACCCTGCTATTGGGTCACATACAAGTCCTAATATATTTTTGATAGTCATTGCAGCTGCATGTAAAGCTGCCTCAGGACTTCCACCAAATAATTCTACAACAGCTGCTGCTGCCATAGCTGATGCCGTTCCAGTTTCTGCCTGACATCCTCCTTCAGCTCCAGCTACAGTAGCATTT is a genomic window containing:
- the queC gene encoding 7-cyano-7-deazaguanine synthase QueC, with translation MKKAVVLLSGGLDSTTCMAVAKSEGYELYPISFDYGQRHNRELECAKNVAKYFGVKQHKIIKMENVGGSALTDKNIDVPDYKGDNEIPVTYVPARNILFLSYALGYAEVIGAEAIFIGVSAVDYSGYPDCRPEFIKAFQKVVDEGTAAGVKGKSIEIKAPLIYLSKAETIKLGTKLGAPYELTTSCYKGGEKACGVCDSCVLRLKGFEEAGIKDKIEYERSL
- a CDS encoding acyl-CoA dehydratase activase; the protein is MTFLGIDLGSRAVKIILLDSSGKVIKEKILGTMTFYRDYTNYIDGKIHVDFEKLGLDREKIDIVSTGYGRNNLKIYNATVINEIKAHVYGAIYQTNLKDFTLLDIGGQDTKIVKVEKGIITDLVLNDKCAASSGRYLENMALVLEITLNDLTNYYKSPVDLNSTCAVFGESELIGKIAEGYKIEELAAGVNYSLYQRIKPLLNNFRSRILVLTGGVAKNKAMQKFLESDFENVIIPDKPQLNGAIGCAYFSMRKKGLCNA
- a CDS encoding Gx transporter family protein, whose translation is MKDTKKLVLMGLFVSMALVLHLVERMIPVPFIAPGAKLGLSNIITLTVLMIFGFKDAFIVLITRVILASIFGGGVSSFLYSIVGGILSILIMELIKVVGRENVSLIGISVAGAVFHNVGQLLVAAFIIKNINIFIYFPILFLAAVGTGIFIGLTSKCLLNYLTLSS
- the queD gene encoding 6-carboxytetrahydropterin synthase QueD; its protein translation is MHNKFVNVTKIFTFDSAHKLENYDGNCKYLHGHTYKLEITVRGKTDYRGMVIDFNELKKIVNEKIISKLDHKYLNDVFDFNTTCENMVVWIFNELNGVLNSKNYLLKKVRLWETPTSYAELEREDFYNEGQ
- a CDS encoding 2-hydroxyacyl-CoA dehydratase family protein, with the protein product MEKVGLTTTIPVEVLFAAGIKPIDLNNIFVVSKMGKEYIEKAEIDGFPRNLCSWIKGLYSVALENGINNVVGVVEGDCSNTGALLEVWKMKGINIYPFAFPQNRDIKILKREIDNLMKVFNVSLDEVDKIKRGLHKIRKRVEYLDELTWKYNKASGFENHLWHVSCSDFNGDYTKFSIDLEKKIKEIENRNPKIDEIRLGYIGVPPIFTDIYSIIEAFGGRVVYNEVQRAFSMTGFDIDDSVYHMYLNFSYPYGINFRLKDIKEQIKLRKLDGIIHYVQAFCYRGIEDIIVKHELDIPVLTIEGDLPGKVDARTRLRIESFIDMLKDNILL
- a CDS encoding 7-carboxy-7-deazaguanine synthase QueE, whose amino-acid sequence is MKVNEIFLSIQGEGVSTGFPTIFIRFTGCNLRCSFCDTKYSYEDGEEMSVEEIYNEVKKFKYKRVCITGGEPLLQEDLSKLLYLLKEYEVNIETNGSVDLGKYRLLPNHRFTMDMKVPSSMESKKMIFTNFKYLKDRDEIKFVIGTREDYEWAKEVIKKYYRKGIITFSPVFNKIEPKEIVNWILQDNLDVRFQLQIHKIIWEPDEKGV